The genomic window AATTAAAAAACGGTAAAAGCACTTTACATTTGACAGGAAATATTGTATAATTATAATTGGGTATGTAATAATCAAAAATGAAGGAGTGTTGAGTATGGAACCGAAATATAAGAGGATACTTTTAAAGCTCAGCGGCGAGGCTCTCGCAGGCGATAAGAAGACAGGGCTTGATTACGAGGTGATAAACAAGTTCGGTCAGAGCATCAAGAAATGCGCTGATGCAGGAGTTGAGATAGGTATCGTCGTTGGCGGCGGTAATTTCTGGAGAGGCAGATCGAGCGGTGCTATGGACAGGACAAGGGCTGACCATATCGGTATGCTCGCAACTGCTATGAATGCACTTGCTGTTGCAGACGGCCTTGAGCATCTTGGCCTTGAGGTAAGAGTTCAGACTGCTATATCTATGCCGGCTGTTGCAGAGCCTTATATCAGAAACAAGGCAATGCGTCATTTCCAGAAGGGCAGAGTAGTTATTTTCGGCTGCGGTACCGGCAATCCCTTCTTCTCAACAGATACAGCTGCTGCTCTCAGAGCTGCTGAGATAGAGGCCGATATATTCTTCAAGGCTACTATGGTTGACGGTGTTTACGATAAGGATCCGCACAAGTTTAAAGATGCTGTGAAGTATGACAAGCTCACATTCAATGAGATCCTCTCTAAGGGTCTTAAGGTAATGGACGCTACTGCTGCGGCACTTTGTCAGGACAATAAGGTCCCGATACTCGTATTTGATCTTTCAAGACCTGATAATATATACGATGCCTGCATGGGCAAGGATATAGGCACTTTAGTAATGGAATAACAGAAAAGAGGAGATATTATGAATACAGTTATTAATAAAGCACAGGAAAAAATGGAGAAGTCGATAAACGTTCTGGTGTCTGACTACGGCACTATCAGAGCCGGCAGAGCAAATCCCGGCGTTCTTGACAAGGTAACGGTTGATTACTACGGCACACCTACTCCCATAAATCAGCTCGCTACAGTTTCTGTTAGCGAGGCAAGAGTGCTTGTTGTTCAGCCTTGGGACAAGACGCTTCTCGTTCCGATACAGAAAGCTATCCAGGCATCTGATATAGGTATCAACCCTCAGAACGACGGCTCTGTTCTTCGTCTTATGTTCCCTCAGATGACTGAGGAAGACAGAAAGAAGATAGTTAAGGACGTCAAGAAAATGGGCGAGGACACCAAGGTGGCTGTTCGTTCCATAAGACGTGATGCTATGGATAAGATAAAGAACATGAAGAAGAACAACGAGATAACCGAGGACGATGTAAAGACCGCTGAAGAAAAGATCCAGAAGTTAACAGACAAAATGGTCAAGAAAGTTGACGAGACTGTTGCTGCAAAGGAAAAGGAAGTTCTTTCTATCTGATAAAGGGGCGGTGTTTGTATGGCAAAGCCTATTGTTACCTCTCTGCCTGAGGGGATGACTGTTCCTGAGCATATAGGCATTATAATGGACGGCAACGGCAGGTGGGCAAAAAAGCGTGGTATGCCGAGAAAGATAGGCCACCGTGAGGGTGCCAAGAATTTCAGGACTATCACGAGATATGCCAAGGCGCTTGGTGTCAAGTATGTGACCTACTATGCTTTTTCTACCGAAAACTGGAAAAGGCCAAAGGACGAGGTCGATGCCATAATGGATCTCTTTGAAAAGTATCTTGACGAGGTCAGAGACTTTATCGAGGAGAACATAAGAGTGCGCTTTATCGGCGACCGCTCGATGCTTTCTGAGACCTTGCAGAGAAAAATGAAAAGTGTGGAAGAAGATTCGCTGCATTTTGACTCAATGACGCTCGTGCTTGCTATAAACTACGGCGGCAGAAATGATATATGCCATTCGGTCAAGAATATAGTAAGGCTCGCACTTGACGGTAAGATCACCGAGCAGGACGTTACAGAAGCTCTTATCGAGCAGAATCTTTACACAGAGGACATTCCTGCGGCTGACCTCATAATAAGACCAAGCGGTGAGCAGAGGCTTTCCAACTTCCTTATTTGGCAGTCGGCATATGCTGAATTCTATTACACCAATATCCTGTGGCCTGACTTTAAAGGCAAGGATCTTGAAGATGCGATAATAGCGTTCAATGACAGAAACAGAAGATACGGGGGCATTTGATCTTTAATGAAAACAAGAATAATCTCGGCAGCCGTGGCGATAGTCATCGCTGTTATCGTGCTGGCACTCCATAAGACCTTTATTTTCGAGCTTGCGATAGGCTTTCTTGTGGTCGTGGCTCTTTGGGAGCTGTTCAAGGCTACAAAGCTCGACAAGCTGAAAGTCCAGACTTATATATGCTATTGCTATGGTGCTCTTGTGTGCATAGGGCATATATTTGACTCGGCTTATAAGATAGGGTACAGCCGGCTGATATTCATACTGTTCATACTTGCGATGCTCGTCAGCTTTTTCAGAGAGCATGAGAGCATTAAGTACGAGCAGATATTGCAGATGTTTGCATTCGGCTATTTTGTGCCTTTTGCGTTCGAGTCGCTGCTCAATATGAATGCACACGAAGAATGCGGCCTGTTTATGATAGTTATTACCCTCTGTGGTGCATGGCTCGCTGATTCAGGCGCATACTTTGCAGGAACCTTCTTCGGCAAGACAAAGCTCTGCCCGAAGATATCTCCTAAGAAAACAGTCGAAGGGCTTATTGGCGGCGTTCTTACAAACGGCGTGCTTATGATACTGATAGGCCTTGTGTATGATTATGCACTTGACGGTCCAACGCTCAACTATTTCGTGCTGTTTTTATGCGGTATGCTTTGTGCTCTGCTCGGCCTTGTGGGTGATCTTGGTGCATCACTTATCAAAAGGCAGACAGGCATCAAGGATTACGGCAATATAATGCCCGGCCACGGCGGTGTTATGGACAGGTTTGACAGCGTACTTATCGTTGCTCCGTTTATGTATTACATCTTCGCCATGGGCTGGATAATCTAAATAATTCAGGG from Ruminococcus sp. NK3A76 includes these protein-coding regions:
- a CDS encoding phosphatidate cytidylyltransferase, whose protein sequence is MKTRIISAAVAIVIAVIVLALHKTFIFELAIGFLVVVALWELFKATKLDKLKVQTYICYCYGALVCIGHIFDSAYKIGYSRLIFILFILAMLVSFFREHESIKYEQILQMFAFGYFVPFAFESLLNMNAHEECGLFMIVITLCGAWLADSGAYFAGTFFGKTKLCPKISPKKTVEGLIGGVLTNGVLMILIGLVYDYALDGPTLNYFVLFLCGMLCALLGLVGDLGASLIKRQTGIKDYGNIMPGHGGVMDRFDSVLIVAPFMYYIFAMGWII
- a CDS encoding isoprenyl transferase, whose protein sequence is MAKPIVTSLPEGMTVPEHIGIIMDGNGRWAKKRGMPRKIGHREGAKNFRTITRYAKALGVKYVTYYAFSTENWKRPKDEVDAIMDLFEKYLDEVRDFIEENIRVRFIGDRSMLSETLQRKMKSVEEDSLHFDSMTLVLAINYGGRNDICHSVKNIVRLALDGKITEQDVTEALIEQNLYTEDIPAADLIIRPSGEQRLSNFLIWQSAYAEFYYTNILWPDFKGKDLEDAIIAFNDRNRRYGGI
- the frr gene encoding ribosome recycling factor — encoded protein: MMNTVINKAQEKMEKSINVLVSDYGTIRAGRANPGVLDKVTVDYYGTPTPINQLATVSVSEARVLVVQPWDKTLLVPIQKAIQASDIGINPQNDGSVLRLMFPQMTEEDRKKIVKDVKKMGEDTKVAVRSIRRDAMDKIKNMKKNNEITEDDVKTAEEKIQKLTDKMVKKVDETVAAKEKEVLSI
- the pyrH gene encoding UMP kinase, whose translation is MEPKYKRILLKLSGEALAGDKKTGLDYEVINKFGQSIKKCADAGVEIGIVVGGGNFWRGRSSGAMDRTRADHIGMLATAMNALAVADGLEHLGLEVRVQTAISMPAVAEPYIRNKAMRHFQKGRVVIFGCGTGNPFFSTDTAAALRAAEIEADIFFKATMVDGVYDKDPHKFKDAVKYDKLTFNEILSKGLKVMDATAAALCQDNKVPILVFDLSRPDNIYDACMGKDIGTLVME